A region of Paenibacillus sp. JNUCC-31 DNA encodes the following proteins:
- a CDS encoding ABC transporter ATP-binding protein, with product MTTIVEAKEVNKSVAIGENEEHSILKDINLQLKKGEFVSVMGPSGSGKSTLLYNISGMDQISAGSVYFNGKKISAFQERDLASLRLTKMGFIFQNIHLLKNLNLLDNIVLSAYLAKNSSRETINTRAMSLMKKMGIDGLAQHNITQASGGQLQRIAICRALINNPDILFGDEPTGALNSKSTYEIMDILGDINAAGTTILLVTHDVKVAARSERVLFMMDGKLVADKNIGKYARERQDLKARESHLAKWLTEMGF from the coding sequence ATGACAACGATAGTTGAAGCCAAAGAAGTGAATAAATCCGTAGCGATCGGCGAGAATGAAGAACATAGCATCCTGAAAGATATCAACCTTCAATTAAAAAAGGGAGAGTTTGTTTCCGTCATGGGCCCGTCCGGCTCAGGCAAGTCCACGTTATTGTACAACATCAGCGGCATGGATCAGATTAGTGCGGGCAGCGTCTATTTTAATGGCAAAAAAATATCCGCATTTCAGGAGAGAGACCTGGCAAGTCTGCGTCTGACCAAGATGGGGTTCATTTTTCAAAATATTCATCTGCTCAAGAATCTGAATCTGTTGGACAATATCGTACTGTCCGCATATCTCGCCAAGAACAGCAGCAGAGAAACGATCAATACACGGGCGATGTCACTGATGAAAAAAATGGGGATTGACGGGCTGGCCCAGCATAACATCACCCAAGCCTCTGGAGGACAGCTGCAGCGGATTGCCATCTGCCGTGCGCTTATTAATAATCCGGATATTCTATTCGGAGATGAACCGACAGGGGCGCTGAATTCCAAATCGACGTATGAAATTATGGATATTCTGGGCGATATTAATGCAGCAGGTACAACCATTTTGCTCGTAACCCATGATGTCAAAGTTGCTGCCAGATCGGAACGTGTGCTGTTTATGATGGACGGCAAACTGGTTGCAGACAAAAATATCGGAAAATATGCAAGAGAACGTCAGGATCTGAAAGCAAGGGAAAGCCATCTGGCGAAATGGTTGACTGAAATGGGGTTCTAA
- a CDS encoding carbohydrate ABC transporter permease: protein MRVKKQLVSIGLNVLAWLLSLVVLIPFVVIVLNSFKSDAEAKVLKLTLPEKFVFENYKIVYEQGHLGGSFFNSLLHSTASSLLLVFVVAFSAFTLSRNHSKFSQFLYFFLILGITLPLNYIPLMEVMKSLGMINSHVGMILLYTAMGIPISLFITYAFVSNIPKELDEAAIMDGCNGIKLFLRIIVPLLTSVLVTVFVLNFLSVWNEFTAPLYMLNTVEMWPMTLAVYNFFGQFSAQWNLVSADIVLTSLPVLIVFLIGQKYIVGGLTSGAVKG from the coding sequence ATGCGAGTGAAAAAACAGCTGGTTTCCATCGGATTAAATGTACTCGCCTGGCTGCTTAGCCTGGTGGTATTGATTCCTTTTGTCGTCATTGTCCTGAATTCATTCAAGTCCGATGCTGAAGCCAAAGTACTAAAACTGACCCTACCTGAGAAGTTTGTCTTTGAAAATTATAAAATCGTCTATGAACAGGGACATTTGGGAGGTTCCTTTTTCAACAGTCTGCTGCATTCAACGGCTTCTTCTCTGCTGCTCGTGTTTGTGGTCGCGTTCTCGGCCTTTACATTGTCGCGCAATCATTCGAAGTTCAGTCAGTTCCTGTACTTCTTCCTGATTCTCGGCATCACACTGCCGCTCAATTACATCCCTTTAATGGAAGTGATGAAATCCCTGGGCATGATTAATTCGCATGTGGGCATGATTCTGCTGTACACAGCGATGGGCATTCCGATCTCGCTATTCATCACGTATGCGTTTGTATCCAATATTCCAAAAGAACTGGATGAGGCAGCCATAATGGACGGGTGCAACGGGATCAAGCTGTTTCTCAGAATTATCGTGCCTCTGTTAACCTCTGTACTGGTGACGGTGTTTGTTCTTAATTTCCTGAGTGTCTGGAATGAATTTACCGCCCCGCTCTACATGCTCAATACCGTCGAGATGTGGCCGATGACACTGGCTGTATATAACTTCTTCGGACAGTTCAGTGCTCAGTGGAATCTGGTGAGCGCGGATATCGTGCTTACTTCCCTGCCTGTGTTGATTGTGTTCCTGATTGGGCAAAAATATATTGTCGGCGGCCTCACTTCCGGGGCAGTGAAGGGATAA
- a CDS encoding carbohydrate ABC transporter permease, with protein sequence MNANKIYPWYFSSGAIVLYLLFIVAPALLGIYYSFTDWNSYSSEKNFIGLEHFRTILAGDPTYLLFIKNTVLFTLITSIAKTVLGLFLALLLVSGVKAANLHRMIIFSPQVLSFLIVGLVFKSLLDPNNGFVNVTLRSLGLDVLAQNWLGSLTWAMPSIMAVDTWKGMGYIMVLFIAGLLAIPRDYYEAASIDGAGFGQKLFRITIPMLMPTITIATVLNITYGLRVFDAVYVLTNGGPGNATDVINTAVYSSFAKGYWGLGSALSTILFVIMAIISFFIIRLMNRKVEF encoded by the coding sequence ATGAATGCGAACAAGATCTATCCCTGGTATTTCTCATCCGGAGCGATTGTATTATATCTACTGTTCATCGTCGCTCCCGCCCTGCTGGGCATCTACTATTCCTTCACCGACTGGAACAGCTACAGTTCGGAGAAGAACTTTATAGGCCTGGAACATTTCCGCACCATTCTGGCGGGTGATCCAACGTATTTACTTTTTATTAAGAATACAGTACTTTTTACCCTCATTACCTCCATCGCCAAGACGGTACTGGGTCTCTTCCTTGCCCTGCTGCTAGTCAGCGGTGTAAAGGCCGCCAATCTGCATCGGATGATCATTTTTTCACCCCAGGTGCTGTCATTCCTGATCGTCGGCCTGGTATTCAAAAGCCTGCTAGATCCCAACAACGGGTTCGTTAACGTGACGCTGCGTTCGCTCGGTCTGGACGTTCTGGCCCAGAACTGGCTGGGCTCACTGACCTGGGCCATGCCATCCATCATGGCGGTGGATACGTGGAAAGGGATGGGGTACATCATGGTCCTGTTCATCGCCGGACTGCTCGCCATTCCTCGTGATTATTATGAAGCGGCATCCATTGATGGTGCCGGCTTCGGGCAGAAGCTGTTTCGGATCACCATTCCGATGCTGATGCCTACAATCACGATCGCCACGGTGCTTAATATTACGTACGGGCTGCGGGTATTCGATGCCGTATACGTGCTGACTAACGGTGGGCCAGGCAACGCTACAGATGTGATTAACACAGCGGTGTATTCCTCTTTTGCGAAAGGCTATTGGGGACTCGGCAGTGCGTTATCCACGATTCTGTTTGTCATTATGGCGATCATCTCCTTCTTCATCATCCGCTTGATGAACCGAAAGGTGGAATTCTAG
- a CDS encoding TetR/AcrR family transcriptional regulator translates to MRVIKNPEERRNEILDAAEILFVTKGYTKATVMDILQACNIAKGTFYYYFQSKEEVMNAIVMRFILSGEASAKRVVSDPKLNAHDKIFRIMMAQNQPDDRKHDLIEQLHSVHNVEMHQKSLVETVIRLSPILAEVVEQGIQEGVFHTPSPKESIEFLLVSSQFLLDRGIFQWEEEELQQKVEAFTHIMERVLGAEKGSFAYVTRLYFPHQA, encoded by the coding sequence ATGAGAGTGATAAAAAACCCGGAAGAACGAAGAAACGAGATTTTGGATGCGGCCGAGATTCTGTTCGTGACCAAGGGATATACCAAAGCAACGGTGATGGATATTCTCCAGGCGTGCAACATTGCCAAGGGCACATTTTATTATTATTTTCAGTCCAAGGAAGAGGTTATGAATGCCATCGTCATGCGTTTTATTCTCAGCGGCGAGGCATCAGCCAAGCGCGTGGTATCCGATCCCAAACTGAACGCCCATGACAAAATTTTTCGAATCATGATGGCACAGAATCAGCCTGACGACAGAAAGCATGATCTCATCGAGCAATTGCACAGTGTCCATAATGTGGAGATGCACCAAAAGAGTCTCGTGGAGACGGTAATTCGGTTAAGTCCGATCTTGGCTGAAGTGGTGGAGCAGGGCATTCAGGAAGGGGTGTTTCATACACCTAGCCCCAAGGAATCCATCGAATTTCTGCTCGTATCGTCCCAATTTTTGCTGGATCGAGGCATCTTTCAATGGGAGGAGGAAGAACTCCAACAAAAGGTTGAAGCCTTCACGCATATTATGGAACGTGTTCTGGGAGCAGAAAAAGGAAGCTTTGCCTACGTCACCCGTCTTTATTTTCCACATCAAGCTTAA
- a CDS encoding Rrf2 family transcriptional regulator, producing the protein MKQISSRFSIAVHTLSLVAVVPNECTGDYIAKSVNTNPVIIRRIMSKLKQAGLIEVRPGVGGASLLKDPADITLLDIYRALEVVEDGELFNFHKHPNPNCPVGSMIEQTLRAELIEAQTAMEQRLNRVTIQQMMDQVHVSE; encoded by the coding sequence ATGAAACAAATCAGCAGTCGCTTTTCCATTGCAGTTCATACGCTGTCCCTGGTCGCTGTTGTGCCCAATGAGTGCACTGGAGATTATATCGCCAAAAGCGTGAATACGAATCCCGTGATTATTCGGCGGATCATGTCCAAGCTGAAACAGGCCGGCCTGATTGAGGTTAGACCCGGTGTCGGCGGTGCTTCCTTGTTGAAGGACCCGGCGGACATTACCCTTTTGGATATATATCGAGCTCTTGAGGTCGTCGAGGATGGGGAGTTGTTCAACTTCCACAAACATCCGAATCCGAATTGTCCGGTTGGCAGCATGATCGAACAAACCTTGCGTGCCGAACTTATTGAGGCTCAGACAGCCATGGAGCAGCGCTTGAATCGTGTAACGATACAACAGATGATGGATCAGGTTCACGTCTCTGAATAA
- a CDS encoding MFS transporter has translation MEHTVQKSFRKFLVVWFGQLISMIGIGLTAFSLGVYAFEKTNTATSVALITLFTFLPNILLRPIGGVLADRFDRRTMMIIGDLGSAAGLIFILSIMLTGDIQLWHIYVGVAFSSVFSALQSPAYKASATDLLDKDQFSKGSGLVQLAESSKFLFSPIIAGILLSITTIEVILVINILTFLVAILAVLVIRKSMKVERENKEDKNWMTDIQEGWREVVTNKGVLLLVMIISLVTFYLGFLETLIGPMLLSFTDAKTLGTFQSVSAIGMLISSLCIGIFTMTKKYASVLVMGLILCGLSFSLLGVSTNIYFIIFAGFLFLSSLPFVNMSADVLVRNNIANEKQGRVWGIIGILSQLGFVIAYSLAGFLADHVFNPLMMEGGALASSIGQIIGTGPGRGIALLFIIAGLFVILIALITSRLKMIKSLEQDTDIAPPDSVGLAHD, from the coding sequence ATGGAACATACCGTTCAAAAATCATTTCGGAAATTTCTGGTTGTATGGTTCGGTCAGCTTATCTCCATGATCGGGATTGGTCTTACAGCCTTCTCGCTGGGGGTATATGCCTTCGAAAAAACGAATACCGCAACAAGTGTTGCGCTGATCACCTTGTTCACGTTTCTGCCGAACATCCTGCTTCGACCGATTGGAGGTGTGCTGGCTGATCGGTTCGACCGTCGAACCATGATGATCATCGGCGACCTGGGATCGGCGGCGGGTTTGATTTTCATTCTGTCGATTATGCTTACGGGTGATATCCAGTTATGGCATATCTATGTGGGAGTGGCCTTTAGTTCTGTGTTTTCCGCACTGCAAAGCCCGGCATATAAGGCCTCTGCCACCGACTTGCTGGATAAAGATCAGTTCTCCAAAGGAAGCGGGCTGGTGCAGCTGGCTGAATCCTCGAAGTTTCTCTTTTCACCGATCATTGCGGGTATTCTGCTTAGTATAACAACCATTGAAGTTATTCTGGTCATTAACATTCTGACATTCCTGGTTGCTATTTTGGCTGTGCTGGTCATTCGGAAGAGCATGAAGGTTGAGCGAGAGAATAAAGAAGACAAAAACTGGATGACTGATATTCAGGAGGGCTGGAGGGAAGTTGTAACCAACAAGGGAGTACTGCTGCTTGTCATGATTATTTCTCTGGTCACCTTCTATCTGGGATTCCTGGAGACACTTATTGGCCCGATGCTGCTGTCCTTTACGGATGCGAAGACACTTGGAACGTTTCAGTCCGTGAGCGCTATCGGCATGCTGATCAGCAGCTTGTGTATCGGTATTTTTACAATGACGAAGAAATACGCAAGTGTGCTTGTGATGGGGCTGATTTTGTGCGGCTTGTCCTTCTCACTTCTGGGTGTATCCACCAACATTTATTTTATTATTTTCGCAGGCTTTCTATTTCTGTCTTCACTGCCGTTTGTCAACATGAGCGCAGATGTGCTGGTACGAAACAATATTGCCAACGAAAAACAGGGTAGGGTATGGGGCATTATTGGTATTCTGTCACAGCTCGGGTTCGTGATAGCATACAGTTTGGCTGGATTTCTGGCTGACCATGTGTTTAATCCACTGATGATGGAGGGTGGAGCGCTGGCGTCTTCCATTGGTCAGATCATTGGAACAGGGCCGGGAAGAGGCATTGCCCTGCTGTTCATCATTGCGGGTCTCTTCGTTATTTTGATCGCGCTTATTACATCCCGTTTGAAAATGATCAAGTCGTTGGAGCAAGACACCGACATCGCTCCGCCCGATTCTGTCGGTTTGGCGCACGATTAA
- a CDS encoding ABC transporter substrate-binding protein, giving the protein MRKRFLFTFASVLLLSTLLLAGCNSGKNADGNGKVTLTFGTSQSGIPRTGIMQTMAKEYEQETGVKIDFQVVPDAQWRDLIKVKLASGEAPDIFNVDVDPLSMPANVRPEENAIDLTKEEFTGRMSEEILPTVSHKDKVYGVSFAPTKIWYVYYNKRIFEELGIEPPTSYAEFKAISQKIKEKDIIPFYQAPASGWYQVLPLFETGPNYEQSAPGTYEKLNNNEMKVEDLTQLKTVIEQLKEFADLGYFGKDFLSNTVEAGIEAFGQEKAAMLLRVPGTEKEVSEAYPAMADNMGFFVMPWGDNQTIGVNPGGSAAMFGNKNSKHPEEVLKFFRWITEHDHLQRVFDEGEGNLTICWPEIEPKLTQDYIDYEKNHEKGTVMQAAVKYIDPQWMDIGKDLSGMFAGAMTPDQIMQNIDKRRAEQAKVLKDEAWQ; this is encoded by the coding sequence ATGAGAAAACGATTTCTATTTACCTTCGCAAGTGTGCTGCTGCTCTCCACCCTGCTGCTTGCCGGATGCAACTCCGGTAAAAATGCGGACGGCAATGGCAAGGTAACACTCACCTTCGGAACAAGCCAGTCTGGTATTCCACGTACAGGGATCATGCAGACGATGGCTAAGGAGTATGAGCAGGAAACTGGCGTCAAAATTGACTTTCAGGTGGTACCTGACGCCCAGTGGCGTGACTTGATCAAGGTGAAGCTCGCCTCCGGTGAAGCTCCTGATATTTTCAACGTTGATGTGGACCCGCTTAGCATGCCTGCCAACGTAAGGCCGGAAGAAAACGCGATTGATCTGACCAAGGAAGAATTTACGGGTCGCATGTCGGAGGAGATTTTACCAACAGTCAGTCACAAGGACAAGGTATATGGCGTTTCTTTTGCACCAACAAAAATCTGGTATGTGTACTATAACAAACGCATCTTTGAAGAGCTTGGCATTGAGCCGCCAACTTCATATGCAGAATTCAAGGCGATCAGCCAGAAAATCAAGGAAAAAGACATCATCCCTTTCTATCAGGCACCTGCCAGTGGATGGTATCAAGTTCTGCCTTTGTTCGAAACGGGGCCTAACTATGAGCAGTCTGCGCCGGGAACGTATGAGAAGCTGAACAACAATGAGATGAAAGTCGAAGATTTGACGCAGCTCAAGACGGTCATTGAACAGTTGAAAGAATTTGCGGACCTCGGCTATTTCGGCAAGGATTTCCTATCCAATACCGTTGAAGCGGGAATCGAGGCCTTCGGTCAGGAGAAAGCAGCAATGCTGCTGCGGGTACCAGGTACGGAGAAGGAAGTTTCCGAGGCTTATCCGGCGATGGCGGACAATATGGGATTCTTCGTCATGCCATGGGGAGACAACCAGACCATTGGTGTGAACCCGGGTGGTTCAGCAGCCATGTTTGGCAACAAAAACAGCAAACATCCTGAGGAAGTACTGAAATTCTTCCGCTGGATTACGGAGCATGATCATCTGCAGCGTGTCTTTGATGAAGGTGAAGGCAATCTGACGATCTGCTGGCCAGAAATCGAACCGAAGCTGACGCAGGATTATATCGATTATGAGAAAAATCATGAAAAGGGTACGGTGATGCAGGCAGCCGTGAAGTACATTGATCCGCAATGGATGGATATCGGCAAGGATCTTTCGGGCATGTTCGCCGGAGCAATGACCCCGGATCAAATAATGCAGAATATTGATAAACGCCGGGCCGAGCAAGCCAAAGTGCTGAAGGATGAAGCGTGGCAATAA
- the imm48 gene encoding Imm48 family immunity protein, with protein sequence MTDFINAEDINDVILAAAASELEQMVGKICELTGTPLEQTTELERQVIAAFGFGAVYGITHRDQLGEPQAHALSIRMLIKPFNYSEQQAVDFADDLIRVASDREVHPVMNTIIHRGIDGHRQFNQEDDEGLARNIQEILAAVQPER encoded by the coding sequence ATGACTGATTTTATCAACGCTGAAGATATTAACGATGTAATTTTGGCTGCGGCGGCTTCAGAGCTGGAGCAGATGGTGGGCAAAATTTGTGAACTGACTGGTACGCCTTTGGAACAGACAACGGAACTGGAGCGTCAGGTGATTGCTGCTTTTGGATTTGGCGCTGTATATGGCATTACCCATCGGGATCAACTAGGGGAGCCGCAGGCTCATGCATTGAGCATCCGGATGCTGATTAAGCCGTTTAACTACAGTGAGCAGCAGGCTGTGGATTTTGCGGATGACCTGATTCGGGTGGCTTCTGATCGTGAAGTTCATCCTGTGATGAACACGATTATTCATCGCGGAATTGATGGACATCGCCAGTTCAATCAGGAAGACGATGAAGGGCTGGCTCGCAACATTCAGGAGATTTTGGCGGCAGTACAACCGGAGAGATAA
- a CDS encoding ABC transporter permease, producing MLLRMLRNDLTRKKGITAALFIFVLLAALLVSSGSRMIMELTSSIQYLFSESKTPHFVQMHAGELDQAKVNTWAEENAMAQQHQIVEMVNIDGSNLFLGAESEKNSVMDIDFVTQNQGFDYLLNLNSEIIQVNDGEIAVPVYYMQQNKLNVGDQVRVGNGQFERSYTIVDFVRDAQMNPSVVHSKRFIVSSGNLQELKQSIGEMEYLIEFRLTDPGQTGDFTQAYQNAGLPNAGPVVTYGLFQVLNAMTDGVIAAVIILVSLVLILIAMLCIRFTMLATIEEDYREISVMKAIGIAEKDIKRLYLMKYIFMAGLASVLGYIASLGVNRLFVSNIMLYMGKAPATLLHFAIPLVAAGLIFTMVVLFCRTVLRRFRSISAVDALRTGSLGDTQLIRNRLSLSRNRWSSVPVFLGLKEVIQRIKMFRLLLFVFVVSSFIMIVPVNFLNTLQAPSFISYMGVGQSDIRIDLRHTDDVEQRYASLVAQIQNDNDIKTYSPLVTSQFKVRNAEGSYDNLSVETGDFSIFPLSYVSGNAPTTENEIALSDANSGELGLKTGEQLTLLVNGKDQVMTVSGIYQDVTNGGKTAKALLPYNKDSVLWYVVSLDLKDRGEMAAKIAEYETSFSPAKVTDLQGYLDQTLGGTIQQLKLVTMLALVIGVFISILITSLFLQMLVAKDNNDIAVLRSLGFALSKIKLKYVVMSLVILIVGVVAGTILSNTLGPLLVSGIMSTFSASNIVFVVNPLQAYILCPLLLAGTIVLTAWISIQSIKETSISKMIVE from the coding sequence ATGTTGCTACGAATGCTGAGAAACGACTTGACAAGAAAGAAAGGGATTACCGCTGCACTGTTTATTTTTGTACTGTTAGCCGCCTTGCTGGTATCTTCGGGTTCACGAATGATTATGGAACTGACAAGTTCCATCCAATATCTGTTCTCTGAATCCAAAACACCACACTTTGTACAAATGCATGCCGGAGAGCTCGATCAGGCCAAAGTGAACACGTGGGCCGAGGAAAATGCCATGGCCCAGCAGCATCAGATTGTGGAGATGGTCAACATTGACGGCTCTAACCTGTTTCTCGGAGCAGAGTCTGAAAAAAACAGCGTTATGGACATTGATTTTGTTACACAGAATCAGGGTTTTGACTACTTGTTGAATCTGAACAGTGAGATTATACAGGTTAACGACGGCGAGATCGCAGTACCGGTATATTACATGCAGCAAAACAAATTGAATGTGGGTGATCAGGTCCGGGTAGGTAATGGACAGTTTGAGCGTTCCTATACGATTGTTGATTTTGTCCGTGATGCTCAGATGAATCCGTCGGTTGTCCACTCCAAACGTTTTATTGTGAGTTCAGGGAATTTGCAGGAACTGAAGCAGAGCATCGGGGAGATGGAGTATCTCATTGAGTTTCGGTTGACTGATCCCGGACAGACGGGAGATTTCACCCAGGCTTACCAAAATGCCGGGCTTCCCAATGCCGGGCCAGTTGTAACCTACGGGCTGTTCCAGGTATTGAATGCCATGACCGACGGAGTTATTGCAGCCGTCATTATTCTGGTCAGTCTTGTGCTGATCCTGATCGCGATGCTCTGCATCCGATTCACGATGCTGGCGACCATCGAAGAGGATTATCGTGAGATCAGTGTCATGAAAGCGATTGGTATCGCCGAGAAGGATATCAAGAGACTGTATCTGATGAAGTATATTTTTATGGCCGGATTAGCTTCCGTGCTGGGTTACATTGCATCGCTCGGGGTTAACAGACTATTCGTTTCAAACATTATGTTGTATATGGGAAAAGCGCCTGCAACCCTGCTGCATTTTGCAATTCCTTTAGTGGCAGCCGGATTGATATTCACAATGGTGGTTCTGTTCTGTCGAACGGTACTGCGGCGTTTTCGTTCCATCTCCGCGGTGGATGCTCTCCGTACCGGAAGCCTGGGAGACACTCAGCTCATTCGGAATCGGCTTAGTTTGTCCCGCAATCGCTGGTCTTCCGTACCCGTCTTTCTAGGTCTGAAGGAAGTCATACAGCGAATAAAGATGTTCCGATTGTTATTATTCGTCTTTGTGGTCAGTTCATTTATCATGATTGTGCCGGTCAACTTCCTGAACACTTTACAGGCGCCAAGCTTTATTTCCTATATGGGTGTTGGACAAAGCGATATTCGCATTGACTTGAGGCACACAGACGATGTAGAGCAGCGTTATGCCAGTCTGGTTGCCCAGATCCAAAATGATAATGATATCAAAACGTATTCCCCATTGGTAACGAGCCAGTTCAAGGTTCGGAATGCAGAAGGAAGTTATGACAATCTGAGTGTGGAAACCGGGGATTTCAGTATTTTTCCATTGTCCTATGTTAGCGGGAATGCGCCAACAACCGAGAATGAAATAGCGCTATCAGATGCAAACAGCGGCGAGCTGGGTCTGAAGACAGGTGAGCAGCTTACCCTGCTGGTTAATGGCAAGGACCAGGTGATGACGGTCAGTGGCATATACCAGGACGTTACGAATGGTGGGAAAACGGCGAAAGCTTTGTTGCCCTACAACAAGGATAGCGTTTTGTGGTACGTGGTCAGTCTGGATCTGAAAGATCGCGGGGAAATGGCTGCCAAAATAGCTGAGTATGAGACGTCCTTCTCTCCAGCCAAAGTAACGGATCTTCAAGGATATCTGGATCAGACGCTCGGAGGAACCATCCAGCAATTGAAATTGGTTACAATGCTGGCCTTGGTCATCGGTGTCTTCATATCCATTTTGATTACATCTCTGTTCCTTCAGATGTTAGTAGCCAAGGACAACAATGACATTGCTGTATTAAGAAGTCTTGGCTTTGCCTTGTCCAAGATCAAGTTGAAGTATGTCGTGATGTCACTTGTCATATTGATTGTTGGGGTTGTTGCTGGAACGATATTATCCAATACACTGGGTCCGCTACTGGTCAGTGGCATCATGTCGACGTTTAGTGCTTCGAATATTGTTTTTGTTGTTAACCCGCTGCAGGCTTATATTTTGTGCCCATTGCTGCTTGCAGGCACGATCGTACTGACAGCATGGATCAGCATACAATCGATCAAGGAAACTAGCATATCCAAAATGATTGTGGAATAG
- a CDS encoding SDR family oxidoreductase: MKILVTGATGHLGSLVVDALLKTVSAGDLAVSVRSPEKAEALRAQGVDVRHGDFDQPETLEKAFAGVDRLLLISTDGDNETRIRQHQTAVDAAQKAGVGFIAYTSVVNAEKNTLSLAEVHRATEQAIRESGIPYSFLRNNWYLENEAGSVQAASQGAPWVHATNASQVGWATRSDYAHAAAAVLAGEKHENTVYELSGKLRTQADLAAIVGEVLGQEINVQNVDDAAYADIMKGAGLPDFVVSMLVDMQSAIREGALAVASDTLEKLLGRPAQPLSEGVKAILGK; the protein is encoded by the coding sequence ATGAAAATTTTAGTTACGGGAGCAACAGGTCATTTGGGTTCACTCGTCGTAGACGCTTTGTTAAAAACGGTATCCGCTGGGGATCTGGCCGTAAGTGTACGGAGCCCGGAGAAAGCGGAAGCTCTTCGTGCTCAGGGCGTTGACGTTCGTCACGGTGATTTCGATCAACCGGAAACATTGGAAAAAGCGTTTGCTGGCGTGGACCGTTTGCTGCTCATTTCCACTGATGGTGACAATGAAACACGTATTCGCCAACATCAGACTGCCGTGGACGCTGCCCAGAAAGCAGGCGTTGGATTCATCGCTTATACCAGCGTTGTGAATGCGGAGAAAAACACCCTTTCGCTGGCTGAAGTACATCGCGCCACAGAACAGGCTATCCGCGAATCCGGCATTCCTTATTCCTTCCTGCGTAACAACTGGTACCTGGAAAATGAAGCAGGCAGTGTTCAAGCAGCTTCCCAGGGCGCACCTTGGGTGCATGCAACGAACGCCAGCCAAGTCGGCTGGGCTACTCGCAGCGATTATGCTCATGCTGCTGCTGCTGTTCTTGCTGGGGAGAAACATGAAAATACCGTATATGAGCTGTCCGGCAAATTGCGTACTCAGGCTGACCTGGCTGCCATTGTTGGTGAAGTGCTGGGACAGGAGATCAACGTACAAAACGTGGACGATGCCGCTTACGCGGATATCATGAAAGGTGCAGGTCTGCCTGACTTTGTAGTCTCCATGCTCGTAGATATGCAAAGTGCCATCCGTGAAGGTGCACTGGCTGTAGCAAGCGACACATTGGAGAAATTACTTGGCCGTCCGGCTCAACCATTGAGCGAAGGTGTTAAAGCGATTTTGGGCAAGTAA
- a CDS encoding RNA 2'-phosphotransferase has product MDLMKLSKELSYALRHAPWEYELELDEEGWVEIPQLLVALHESPQWKEVTEADLEQMIQASEKKRHEIRSGRIRALYGHSTPQKISKTPADPPGILYHGTPLRSVASIMEQGLQPRQRQYVHLSADIDTAKQVGKRRDDQPVILKINANQAAKDGILFYHGNENIWLADHIPARYIQQ; this is encoded by the coding sequence ATGGATCTGATGAAATTAAGCAAGGAACTTTCTTACGCCTTGCGTCACGCCCCTTGGGAATATGAGTTAGAGCTGGACGAAGAAGGCTGGGTGGAGATTCCCCAATTGTTAGTGGCTTTACATGAAAGTCCACAGTGGAAGGAAGTCACGGAAGCCGATCTGGAGCAGATGATTCAGGCCTCGGAGAAAAAGAGACATGAGATCCGTTCTGGCCGCATCCGGGCATTATATGGTCATTCGACTCCGCAAAAGATTTCCAAAACACCTGCCGATCCACCGGGGATACTCTATCATGGTACGCCATTGCGGTCGGTCGCTTCCATTATGGAACAAGGCTTACAACCGCGACAAAGGCAGTATGTACATCTGTCCGCAGATATCGATACCGCCAAACAGGTGGGAAAAAGACGTGATGACCAGCCTGTAATACTGAAAATTAATGCCAATCAAGCGGCCAAAGACGGAATACTCTTTTATCATGGAAACGAAAATATTTGGCTGGCCGATCATATCCCGGCACGTTACATCCAGCAATAA